Sequence from the Xenorhabdus nematophila ATCC 19061 genome:
GGATGTTGTGACAATGCGCTGATAAGGGCACATAATTCAGCCAATGAAGCACTGTCGCCATCCACTTCACCATAAGATTGCTCAAATACAATCGAAGCAGAAAATGGTTGTGGCTGGTCCAATTTTAATTCAGAAATTAAGTAAGCCTGCATAATCATCATACCTTTCGCATGGATGTTGCCACCTAACTCAACTTTACGTTCCACATCAATAAACTCCCCATCTCCGAGGTGTGCCACACAACTGATACGGGAAGGTTCCCCCATAGGATCAGGGTGCCCGGGGTATTCGAGGACGGATAATCCATTGATTTGACCAATAACAGCACCTTGTGTACGAATCAAGATTTGGCCTTTCAGAATTTCGTCCATACTGTGTTCAGCCAGATAGCTATGGCGCCAAACCCGATTTTTTTCTGCTTGTTGCAGAGAATCGGCGGTAAGCTGATTTTCCTGATGATAGTGGGTTGCTGCTCTTAATTTCTGTTGCAACCATTGAATATCCAGAGGTAAACGGAATTGATCTTCTGTATAACGGGCGGCTTGCTTAAGTAATTCAGGCCAGCCATCAGCACTTAATGAAGGCAGGTTTTGTTGTTGGGTAATAGTATTAACATAGCGGCACCATACTTCCAGATCATCTGGCCCATGCAGAGGCATATCCAGCTCAAATTCACCGTACAATGCGCTGTTTGCCAGTTCAGGTTCGATGGCCTGTAGTTCTTCTAAGCTCAGTCTGTCTCCCACTAATATCAGACGTAGATCCAATTCCATTGAAGGAATGGGAAGAGGAAGAGTATGGTTCTCATCATGTGACAACCAGTCAAAACGACGTTGGATAATCATCTGTTTAAGACGAACCCACATCAATGGCTGAGAGAGCAAAGTACGCAACGGTAAAATCAGGATACCGCCATTGACTTGATGAATAAGCCCTGAT
This genomic interval carries:
- a CDS encoding AAA family ATPase translates to MTNIKLDWQALQPNNTPYEALFNSVTELSPITMDEVQSRLHSGLSLFCQDNLRQSFMLLKAEESDAYLSYLSDTVSSLLPEKKLNVGGYYQIEHQTITWHASGEGRFAPTKRVAYREWIEPEQLFGNIYTHQDTLQLQSGLIHQVNGGILILPLRTLLSQPLMWVRLKQMIIQRRFDWLSHDENHTLPLPIPSMELDLRLILVGDRLSLEELQAIEPELANSALYGEFELDMPLHGPDDLEVWCRYVNTITQQQNLPSLSADGWPELLKQAARYTEDQFRLPLDIQWLQQKLRAATHYHQENQLTADSLQQAEKNRVWRHSYLAEHSMDEILKGQILIRTQGAVIGQINGLSVLEYPGHPDPMGEPSRISCVAHLGDGEFIDVERKVELGGNIHAKGMMIMQAYLISELKLDQPQPFSASIVFEQSYGEVDGDSASLAELCALISALSQHPIDQQIAVTGAVDQFGYVQPIGGVNEKIEGFFRICHSRELTGYQGVIIPASNIQHLCLSQDVVDAVKNGQFHIWAVEHVSEAASLLTGIPYYDPEKEHLLAIIYERITQANNQERPRFPWFLRWLN